In a single window of the Penaeus monodon isolate SGIC_2016 chromosome 3, NSTDA_Pmon_1, whole genome shotgun sequence genome:
- the LOC119590215 gene encoding prostatic acid phosphatase-like has translation MEPYTRNSFAFLGLFSVLIFLGHGQEDTGSLELVQMMYRHGDRAPITLYPNDPYNATIWQNGLGQLTKRGKAMQYALGRWLRNRYKNFISEKWIPEEVYVRSTDVDRTLMSAACNLAALYYPEKPARFEDDVAWLPTPIHTAPLSEDLLLSVDQSCPRIQKELVRQEELPVVKNVTQESQELFQFLTEKSGQNVTTILDVDYLYDTLRIEALYNLTLPDWTHDVLPAMKELSDFSFEIVALSEELKRLRAGPIIGEMSKNMREKVAGNTPQQKMFMYSAHDTTLAQLLLGLGVFNNVAPPYATTFIIELHKHNENEHYVKMFLRNDTKIIDPPYELHLPGCSDPCTLDDWLSIASQVVPENWAAECKSDDDVVEMATETLVAISAAVFLGILLLLLVIYNLCQWKQSKHFNYQIVPNNFT, from the exons ATGGAGCCTTACACACGGAATTCCTTCGCGTTTTTAGGCCTTTTTAGTGTATTAATCTTCCTCGGACATGGCCAAGAGGATACGGGGTCGCTGGAGCTCGTGCAGATG atgtaTCGGCATGGAGACAGAGCCCCAATTACGTTATATCCAAACGACCCTTATAATGCAACGATATGGCAAAATGGTCTCGGTCAGTTAACGAAG AGAGGAAAGGCCATGCAATATGCACTAGGTCGATGGCTAAGAAATAGATACAAAAACTTCATAAGTGAAAAGTGGATCCCAGAGGAGGTGTACGTCCGCAGCACAGACGTCGACCGCACCCTGATGTCGGCCGCTTGCAACTTGGCCGCACTGTATTACCCTGAGAAGCCAGCCCGCTTTGAGGATGACGTGGCTTGGCTTCCCACGCCCATTCACACCGCCCCACTTTCTGAAGATTTG TTACTAAGCGTAGACCAAAGTTGCCCCAGGATCCAGAAGGAACTGGTGCGTCAGGAGGAACTGCCGGTGGTGAAGAACGTTACGCAGGAGAGCCAAGAACTATTCCAGTTCCTGACGGAGAAATCTGGCCAGAACGTGACGACTATACTGGATGTTGATTACTTGTACGACACTCTGCGGATTGAG GCATTATATAACCTCACACTGCCTGACTGGACCCACGATGTCCTCCCAGCCATGAAGGAACTCTCCGACTTCAGCTTCGAAATCGTGGCATTGTCTGAGGAACTGAAACGGTTAAGAGCTG GTCCAATAATTGGAGAAATGAGCAAAAATATGCGCGAAAAGGTCGCCGGAAACACCCCACAGCAGAAGATGTTTATGTATTCAGCCCATGACACAACCTTGGCACAGCTGCTCCTTGGCTTGGGGGTGTTTAACAATGTGGCTCCTCCCTATGCCACCACGTTCATTATTGAGCTGCACAAGCATAATGAGAATGAACATTATGTCAAG ATGTTCCTACGTAATGACACCAAGATTATTGACCCACCATATGAGCTCCACCTGCCTGGGTGTTCTGACCCGTGCACCCTTGACGATTGGCTAAGCATCGCAAGTCAGGTCGTGCCAGAGAACTGGGCTGCTGAGTGCAAATCCGACGATGACGTGGTCGAAATGGCAACTGAGACGTTAGTTG CAATCTCCGCAGCTGTCTTCCTGggtattcttctccttctcctggtCATCTACAATCTCTGCCAGTGGAAACAATCGAAGCATTTCAACTACCAGATCGTCCCAAACAACTTTACGTAG